In Streptomyces puniciscabiei, a single genomic region encodes these proteins:
- a CDS encoding sensor histidine kinase, giving the protein MTVTGLTGRGGGTFSGGRAREVLGRLRERSRVTTGRFLRHRRATTRTAPAPEPSEKIQISALQAMCRQVFGFRLAMIALAAPAALLHAAPGLGARLVGAAVVVTFMVSYVLFRDWERFGPLLLRHPSLLAADTLFGSFLLVSAGPDTTLAYVSVCTPLLAGLVYSWRGAAFFASLQSLILLLVHATLKADRHAPVAEALLLPGLCVIAGAMGSTLRNLMLRFGAATHALTTVQARLAAAEAVSAERARLAREMHDSVAKTLYGVALAADGLAATASADAPDPGRIRQQAELVSRSARRAAAESRELLMDLRRQQPDRLDAGGVDGGGTTVWHELAETADDFTARTGLRVTCPDLDPNRLPPLAAPLARHLLAITTEALENAYRHASATRVEVGAEVHGNLLRLTIHDDGRGLPPGTTLERLREAGHFGLLGMVERAAQMGARIRIGRGDHERGTEVRVELPVSSLSSPSGPDPASRNP; this is encoded by the coding sequence GTGACGGTGACGGGGCTGACGGGGCGCGGGGGAGGGACGTTCTCCGGCGGCAGGGCGAGAGAGGTCCTCGGCCGGCTCCGGGAGCGGTCGAGGGTCACCACGGGCCGCTTCCTGCGCCACCGAAGGGCGACGACCCGTACCGCACCCGCCCCCGAACCCTCCGAGAAGATCCAGATCAGCGCGCTGCAGGCGATGTGCCGGCAGGTCTTCGGTTTCCGCCTCGCCATGATCGCCCTGGCCGCCCCCGCCGCGCTGCTCCACGCGGCCCCCGGCCTGGGCGCCCGCCTGGTGGGCGCGGCGGTGGTCGTCACCTTCATGGTGTCGTACGTCCTGTTCCGCGACTGGGAACGCTTCGGCCCCCTCCTGCTGCGCCACCCCAGCCTCCTGGCCGCCGACACCCTCTTCGGCTCGTTCCTCCTCGTCTCGGCGGGCCCGGACACCACCCTCGCCTACGTCAGCGTCTGCACCCCCCTCCTGGCGGGCCTGGTCTACAGCTGGCGGGGCGCGGCGTTCTTCGCCTCCCTCCAGTCCCTGATCCTGCTGCTGGTCCACGCCACCCTGAAGGCCGACCGCCACGCCCCGGTGGCGGAAGCGCTCCTCCTTCCCGGCCTGTGCGTCATCGCCGGTGCCATGGGCTCGACACTGCGCAACCTGATGCTCCGCTTCGGCGCCGCGACCCACGCCCTGACGACGGTCCAGGCGCGCCTCGCGGCGGCGGAGGCGGTGAGCGCGGAACGCGCCCGGCTGGCCCGCGAGATGCACGACTCCGTGGCCAAGACCCTGTACGGCGTCGCCCTCGCCGCGGACGGCCTGGCGGCCACGGCCTCGGCCGACGCCCCCGACCCCGGCCGCATCCGGCAACAGGCGGAACTGGTGTCCCGCTCGGCGCGCAGGGCCGCGGCGGAGTCGCGGGAACTGCTCATGGACCTGCGGCGACAGCAGCCGGACCGGCTGGACGCGGGCGGCGTCGACGGCGGGGGCACGACGGTCTGGCACGAACTTGCCGAGACGGCCGACGACTTCACGGCCCGCACGGGCCTGCGGGTCACCTGCCCGGACCTGGACCCGAACCGTCTCCCCCCGCTGGCCGCCCCCCTGGCCCGGCACCTCCTCGCCATCACCACGGAAGCGCTGGAGAACGCCTACCGCCACGCGTCCGCGACCCGGGTGGAGGTGGGAGCGGAGGTGCACGGCAACCTGCTGCGCCTGACGATCCACGACGACGGCCGCGGCCTCCCGCCCGGCACCACGCTCGAACGGCTCCGCGAGGCCGGCCACTTCGGCCTGCTCGGCATGGTGGAGCGGGCGGCGCAGATGGGCGCGAGGATCCGCATCGGCAGGGGCGACCACGAACGGGGCACGGAGGTGCGCGTGGAACTCCCCGTGTCGTCCCTGTCGTCCCCGAGCGGCCCCGACCCCGCATCCCGGAACCCCTGA
- a CDS encoding DUF5936 domain-containing protein, with product MGFLLALLMGLGVWGAFAGIRMYRADAKLPGDLAVALEVGATRTGAVGSVIDRMGMRYAPAVLRLMGPRLVAKYRRRIDLAGNPGGLTIDRYAARRAVYGALGAVGFLVFLLRGQWFVALLLLLFGAFWTEVGIWSAIRVRKDVIERTLPDFLDVLAVVVSAGLGFRQALDRVASRYEGPWADELRITLRQMDLGMSRRQAFAELRRRNDSEQVAMFVTALQQGEELGAPIVDTLVSLAKDMRRTDAQNARRKAARAVPKATLMITTFMVPATMLLLGAGLILGSGVDFGSLTGK from the coding sequence ATCGGATTCCTGCTCGCCCTGCTGATGGGCCTCGGCGTCTGGGGTGCCTTCGCGGGCATCCGGATGTACCGGGCGGACGCGAAACTCCCCGGCGACCTGGCGGTGGCCCTGGAGGTCGGCGCCACCCGCACCGGCGCGGTCGGCTCGGTCATCGACCGGATGGGCATGCGCTACGCCCCCGCCGTGCTGCGCCTGATGGGCCCGCGCCTGGTGGCCAAGTACCGCCGCAGGATCGACCTCGCCGGCAACCCCGGCGGCCTTACCATCGACCGCTACGCGGCCCGGCGGGCGGTGTACGGCGCGCTGGGCGCGGTCGGATTCCTCGTGTTCCTGCTGCGGGGCCAGTGGTTCGTGGCCCTGCTGCTGTTGCTCTTCGGCGCGTTCTGGACGGAGGTCGGCATCTGGTCGGCGATCCGGGTCCGCAAGGACGTCATCGAGCGCACGCTGCCGGACTTCCTGGACGTGCTGGCGGTGGTGGTCAGCGCGGGGCTGGGCTTCCGCCAGGCCCTCGACCGCGTCGCTTCCCGCTACGAGGGTCCCTGGGCGGACGAACTGCGCATCACGCTGCGCCAGATGGACCTGGGCATGAGCCGCCGCCAGGCCTTCGCGGAGCTTCGTCGGCGCAACGACTCCGAACAGGTCGCGATGTTCGTGACGGCACTGCAGCAGGGGGAGGAGCTGGGCGCACCGATCGTCGACACCCTCGTCTCCCTCGCCAAGGACATGCGCCGCACCGACGCGCAGAACGCCCGCCGCAAGGCCGCCCGCGCGGTGCCCAAGGCCACGCTGATGATCACCACCTTCATGGTCCCGGCCACGATGCTGTTGCTGGGCGCCGGCCTGATCCTCGGCTCCGGCGTGGACTTCGGCTCGCTGACGGGGAAGTGA
- a CDS encoding type II secretion system F family protein: MELHTLAQLTTGVTLLTCVLAVAGVHTYASGRAHRAALVDRLTHTGPVPATGRTRRFRDLDRRLRRTRLGRRLELRLAATGLDVTPGEFFVYMVATVAALWLIGQATLAPFFGPLAGLLGIWAAVQFLNWQRQKRIERFINQLPELARILANATQAGLALRTAIGMAAEELEAPAGEELAKVSDQLAIGHSLDDALGELADRLPSRELVVLVTTLVLSNRAGGQVVSALRNLTETLEERKETRREIRTQLSQVTMTSYAVPVLGVGALFLMNGVKDGALARMTGSPVGQACVLIAFAMYAVGFVLIRRLSRIDV; the protein is encoded by the coding sequence ATGGAACTCCACACCCTCGCACAGCTCACCACCGGCGTGACGCTGCTGACCTGCGTCCTGGCGGTGGCCGGCGTGCACACCTACGCCTCGGGCCGGGCCCATCGCGCCGCCCTCGTGGACCGCCTCACCCACACCGGCCCGGTCCCGGCGACCGGCCGCACGCGCCGCTTCCGCGACCTGGACCGGCGACTGCGCCGCACCCGCCTCGGCCGCCGGCTGGAGCTGCGCCTGGCGGCCACCGGCCTGGACGTCACCCCGGGCGAGTTCTTCGTCTACATGGTCGCCACCGTCGCCGCGCTCTGGCTGATCGGCCAGGCCACCCTGGCCCCCTTCTTCGGCCCGCTCGCCGGCCTGCTCGGCATCTGGGCAGCGGTCCAGTTCCTCAACTGGCAGCGCCAGAAACGCATCGAGCGGTTCATCAACCAACTCCCCGAACTCGCCCGCATCCTGGCCAACGCCACCCAGGCGGGCCTCGCCCTGCGCACCGCGATCGGCATGGCGGCCGAGGAGCTGGAGGCCCCGGCGGGCGAGGAACTGGCCAAGGTGTCCGACCAGTTGGCCATCGGCCACTCCCTCGACGACGCGCTCGGCGAGCTGGCCGACCGCCTCCCCTCCCGCGAACTGGTCGTCCTCGTCACCACCCTGGTGCTGTCGAACAGAGCGGGCGGCCAGGTGGTGAGTGCGCTGCGGAACCTGACCGAGACCCTGGAGGAACGCAAGGAGACCCGCCGCGAGATCCGCACCCAGCTGAGCCAGGTGACGATGACGTCGTACGCCGTCCCCGTCCTCGGCGTGGGCGCGCTGTTCCTGATGAACGGGGTGAAGGACGGAGCGCTGGCCCGCATGACCGGCTCACCCGTCGGCCAGGCCTGCGTGCTCATCGCCTTCGCGATGTACGCGGTCGGATTCGTCCTCATCCGGCGCCTGAGCCGGATCGACGTGTGA
- a CDS encoding TadE/TadG family type IV pilus assembly protein, with amino-acid sequence MSYRREPRDRGQVAIEYLGFIPVLLIVALAGIQIGAVAYAAEQASTAARAGARAASLRQDAQQACSEAVSGGLTVTCSTAGGGDGSVTVTATVDIPRIVPGWPFDPAVKSATMPLDH; translated from the coding sequence ATGTCGTATCGGCGAGAACCGCGCGACAGGGGCCAAGTCGCCATCGAGTACCTCGGCTTCATCCCGGTCCTCCTGATCGTGGCCCTGGCCGGCATCCAGATCGGGGCCGTCGCCTACGCCGCCGAGCAGGCCAGTACGGCGGCCCGGGCGGGGGCGCGGGCGGCCTCTCTGCGGCAGGACGCCCAGCAGGCGTGCTCCGAGGCCGTCAGCGGCGGACTCACCGTGACCTGTTCGACCGCGGGCGGAGGAGACGGCTCCGTGACCGTCACCGCCACGGTGGACATCCCCCGGATCGTCCCCGGCTGGCCCTTCGACCCCGCCGTCAAGTCCGCCACCATGCCGCTCGACCACTGA
- a CDS encoding CpaF family protein: protein MSLRARISTPEDHGSRGEDGHLVASYRAKLLEEIDLAEMSSLAAAERRARLERVLGHIISREGPVLSTVERSQLIRRVVDEALGLGILEPLLEDASITEIMVNGPDAIFVERGGRVEQLPLRFASSDQLMQTIERIVSTVNRRVDESNPMVDARLPSGERVNVIIPPLSLTGPILTIRRFPRSFTLQELVAFGSLDEPMVYLLAGLVQAKFNIIVSGATGTGKTTLLNALSGLIPPHERIITIEDSAELQLQQTHVVRLESRPPNVEGKGQVTIRDLVRNSLRMRPDRIVVGEVRGGESLDMLQAMSTGHDGSLATVHANSAEDALTRLQTLASMSDVEVPFVALHDQINSAVDVIVQLTRFADGARRITEIALLDSHGGEPYRLATAARFDARPMTPDGRVYGTFQYFPLPRRTADRLYMASQPVPQAFGVAHSVDQLATREAR, encoded by the coding sequence ATGAGCCTGCGGGCACGCATCAGCACTCCGGAGGACCACGGCAGCCGGGGCGAGGACGGACACCTGGTCGCCTCCTACCGGGCCAAGCTGCTGGAGGAGATCGACCTCGCGGAGATGAGTTCGCTCGCGGCCGCCGAGCGCCGGGCGCGCCTGGAGCGGGTGCTCGGGCACATCATCAGCCGTGAGGGCCCGGTGCTGTCGACGGTCGAGCGCTCGCAGCTGATCCGCCGGGTGGTGGACGAGGCGCTGGGCCTCGGCATCCTGGAGCCGCTGCTGGAGGACGCGTCGATCACCGAGATCATGGTGAACGGCCCCGACGCGATCTTCGTCGAGCGCGGCGGCCGCGTCGAGCAGCTGCCGCTCCGGTTCGCCTCCTCGGACCAGCTGATGCAGACCATCGAGCGGATCGTGTCCACCGTCAACCGGCGGGTGGACGAGTCGAACCCGATGGTGGACGCCCGCCTGCCCTCCGGCGAGCGCGTCAACGTCATCATCCCGCCCCTGTCACTGACCGGCCCGATCCTCACCATCCGCCGCTTCCCGCGCTCCTTCACCCTCCAGGAGCTGGTCGCCTTCGGCTCGCTGGACGAGCCCATGGTGTATCTGCTGGCGGGGCTGGTGCAGGCGAAGTTCAACATCATCGTCTCCGGCGCCACCGGCACCGGGAAGACCACCCTGCTGAATGCGCTCTCGGGGCTGATCCCGCCCCACGAACGCATCATCACCATCGAGGACTCCGCCGAGCTCCAGCTCCAGCAGACACACGTGGTCCGCCTGGAGTCGCGGCCGCCGAACGTCGAGGGCAAGGGCCAGGTCACCATCCGCGACCTGGTCCGCAACTCCCTGCGCATGCGCCCGGACCGGATCGTGGTCGGCGAGGTCCGCGGCGGCGAGTCCCTCGACATGCTCCAGGCGATGTCGACGGGCCACGACGGCTCGCTGGCCACCGTGCACGCCAACAGCGCTGAGGACGCGCTGACCCGGCTGCAGACCCTCGCCTCCATGTCCGACGTCGAGGTGCCCTTCGTGGCCCTGCACGACCAGATCAACAGCGCGGTCGACGTCATCGTCCAGCTCACCCGGTTCGCCGACGGCGCCCGCCGGATCACCGAGATCGCGCTGCTCGACAGCCACGGCGGAGAGCCGTACCGGCTCGCGACCGCGGCCCGGTTCGACGCCCGGCCCATGACGCCCGACGGCCGCGTGTACGGCACCTTCCAGTACTTCCCGCTGCCCCGCCGTACCGCCGACCGTCTCTACATGGCGAGCCAGCCCGTCCCGCAGGCCTTCGGAGTCGCCCACTCCGTGGACCAGCTCGCCACCCGAGAAGCCAGGTAG